Proteins encoded together in one Agromyces sp. 3263 window:
- the glpK gene encoding glycerol kinase GlpK, whose amino-acid sequence MADYILAIDQGTTSTRTIIFDKKGSIVATGQLEHEQIFPRAGWVEHDPLEIWRNTREVIGQALGKADLTRHDIAAVGITNQRETAVVWDKNTGQPVYNAIVWQDTRTQPIVDRLAADGGVERFKQDVGLPLATYFSGTKIVWILENVDGAREKAEAGDLLFGTTDSWVLWNLTGGVDGGVHATDVTNASRTMFMDLETLSWRDDILAAFGVPKSMMPAIKSSSEVYGTVEPSSLLREVPVAGILGDQQAATFGQAAFDAGESKNTYGTGNFLIFNTDTEVVHSKNGLLTTLGYKLGDGPAHYALEGSIAVTGSLIQWLRDNLGLISSAAEVEDLAKTVEDNGGAYFVPAFSGLFAPYWRSDARGALVGLTRYVNKGHIARAALEATAFQTREVLEAVNADSGVDLTELKVDGGMIANNTLMQFQADILGVPVVRPVVAETTALGAAYAAGLAVGFWSDLDELRANWQEDSRWEPKMEAEERDRQIRLWKKAVTKTFDWVDDDVR is encoded by the coding sequence ATGGCCGACTACATCCTGGCGATCGACCAGGGAACGACGAGCACCCGCACGATCATCTTCGACAAGAAGGGGTCGATCGTCGCCACCGGACAGCTCGAGCACGAGCAGATCTTCCCCAGGGCAGGGTGGGTCGAGCACGACCCGCTGGAGATCTGGCGCAACACGCGCGAGGTGATCGGCCAGGCCCTCGGCAAGGCCGACCTCACCCGCCATGACATCGCTGCCGTGGGCATCACCAACCAGCGCGAGACGGCCGTGGTGTGGGACAAGAACACCGGCCAGCCGGTCTACAACGCCATCGTCTGGCAGGACACCCGCACCCAGCCCATCGTCGACCGCCTCGCCGCCGACGGCGGGGTCGAGCGGTTCAAGCAGGATGTCGGCCTGCCGCTCGCCACCTACTTCTCGGGCACGAAGATCGTCTGGATCCTCGAGAACGTCGACGGCGCGCGCGAGAAGGCCGAGGCCGGCGACCTGCTCTTCGGCACCACCGACAGCTGGGTGCTCTGGAACCTCACCGGCGGCGTCGACGGCGGCGTGCACGCCACAGATGTCACCAACGCCAGTCGCACGATGTTCATGGACCTCGAGACGCTCAGCTGGCGCGACGACATCCTCGCCGCGTTCGGCGTGCCGAAGTCCATGATGCCGGCGATCAAGTCGTCGTCCGAGGTCTACGGCACCGTCGAGCCGTCGAGCCTCCTCCGCGAGGTCCCCGTCGCCGGCATCCTGGGCGACCAGCAGGCCGCGACGTTCGGCCAGGCGGCGTTCGACGCCGGGGAGTCGAAGAACACCTACGGCACCGGCAACTTCCTCATCTTCAACACCGACACCGAGGTCGTGCACTCGAAGAACGGGCTGCTCACCACGCTGGGCTACAAGCTCGGCGACGGGCCGGCGCACTATGCCCTCGAGGGGTCGATCGCCGTGACCGGATCGCTGATCCAATGGCTGCGCGACAACCTGGGCCTGATCTCGAGCGCGGCAGAGGTGGAGGATCTCGCCAAGACGGTGGAGGACAACGGCGGCGCGTACTTCGTGCCCGCGTTCTCGGGTCTCTTCGCGCCGTACTGGCGCTCGGATGCCCGCGGGGCACTCGTCGGACTCACCCGCTACGTGAACAAGGGCCACATCGCCCGGGCCGCGCTCGAGGCGACGGCGTTCCAGACCCGCGAGGTGCTCGAGGCCGTCAACGCCGACTCCGGGGTGGACCTGACCGAGCTGAAGGTCGACGGCGGCATGATCGCGAACAACACGCTCATGCAGTTCCAGGCCGACATCCTGGGCGTTCCGGTCGTGCGTCCGGTCGTCGCCGAGACGACCGCCCTCGGCGCCGCGTACGCCGCGGGACTGGCCGTGGGGTTCTGGTCCGACCTCGACGAGCTCCGCGCGAACTGGCAAGAGGACTCCCGGTGGGAGCCCAAGATGGAGGCCGAGGAGCGCGACCGTCAGATCCGGCTCTGGAAGAAGGCCGTCACGAAGACCTTCGACTGGGTCGACGACGACGTGCGCTGA